One window of the Armatimonadota bacterium genome contains the following:
- a CDS encoding riboflavin synthase — translation MFTGLVEEKGKILRTQPSSSGLRLTIEAHAVAEGTAIGDSVAVNGVCLTAVSIKGRQIEFDVVRETVERSTLGDLNPGQAVNLERALRAGARMGGHMVLGHVDGVGIVREVRGSGGEMIFRFEAPAEVMRFVVEKGSIAVDGISLTVADLGRDWFTTAVIPHTLEATTLGDRSVGGRVNLETDIIGKYVLKFVGKPDSDDRLMGLLEEGGFLDA, via the coding sequence ATGTTCACGGGCTTAGTTGAAGAGAAAGGCAAGATCTTGCGGACGCAGCCGAGTTCGAGCGGACTCAGGCTCACGATCGAGGCTCACGCGGTCGCGGAGGGCACGGCGATCGGCGACAGCGTCGCGGTCAACGGCGTCTGCCTCACCGCTGTTTCGATCAAGGGCAGGCAGATCGAGTTCGACGTCGTGCGGGAAACGGTAGAGCGGAGCACCCTGGGCGACTTGAATCCCGGTCAAGCAGTGAACCTGGAGCGGGCACTTCGGGCGGGCGCGCGCATGGGCGGGCACATGGTGCTCGGCCACGTGGACGGGGTAGGCATCGTCCGTGAGGTACGAGGGTCGGGCGGGGAGATGATCTTCCGGTTCGAGGCGCCGGCGGAGGTCATGCGGTTCGTCGTGGAGAAGGGCTCGATCGCGGTTGACGGGATCAGCCTGACGGTCGCAGACCTCGGGCGCGACTGGTTCACGACGGCGGTGATCCCACACACGCTCGAGGCGACGACCCTCGGGGACAGGTCCGTGGGTGGCAGAGTCAACCTGGAAACTGATATAATAGGCAAGTATGTACTGAAGTTTGTGGGGAAACCCGACTCCGACGACCGGCTGATGGGCTTGCTGGAAGAGGGCGGGTTTCTGGACGCATAG